In the Carboxydothermus hydrogenoformans Z-2901 genome, one interval contains:
- the fdhF gene encoding formate dehydrogenase subunit alpha → MADVTLKINGIEVTVPEGTTILEAAQIAGFKIPTLCYDPELSKPGACRICVVEVKGARNLVASCVTPVAPGMEVLTHSEPVINARREILDLLLSNHPEDCLTCDKMGECALADYAYEYGVRRGSYQGEKNVYPIEDNNPFIVRDMNKCILCGKCVRVCDEIVGYSVIDFINRGFKTKVAPPYDGTLAESNCVFCGSCVTVCPTGALTVKDTRGKFRPWEVKRVKTTCPYCGVGCNFDLLVKDDKVVGVAPNPTSEVNGRFMCVKGRFGYKFIHSDDRLTKPLIKKNGELTEASWDEALTLVAEKLGEIKAKYGSDSIGVLASAKCTNEENYLLSKFTRAVLGTNNIDHCARLUHSPSVAGLAAAFGSGAMTNSFEDIMETELIMLIGSNTTESHPVAGYKIKQAVKKGAKLIVIDPRNIELASYADLHLQLKPGTNLPLLNAMAHVIIEEGLYNEQFIRERTEGFDSYKDTVKDYSPEAVAEICGVPAEKIREAARMYAKAGKAMILYTMGVTQFSFGTYGVLAVANLAMLTGHVGKDGAGVNPLRGQNNVQGACDMGGLPNVFTGYQRVDDPAANEKFSKAWGVKLPEKPGLTLGEMFDGALKGNIKAMYIMGENPVLSDPDARHIEEALKKLDFLVVQDIFLTETAKFADVVLPAATFAEKDGTFTNTERRVQRVRKAIPCVGEAKPDWEIIALVATKMGYPMSYSSAEEIFDEMRTLTPSYAGITYERLEKKSLQWPCPAPDHPGTKFLHSDKFVRGKGLFHPIPFKEPEEKPDSEYPFTLITGRRLYHYHTGTMSRRSMMGEHVPEDHLEMNPADAKKLNIKDGDRVRVTTRRGSVEIKVALTDKVPEGTVFASFHFFESPVNQVTNPARDPMAKTPELKYSAAKIEKL, encoded by the coding sequence ATGGCAGACGTTACTTTAAAAATAAACGGTATAGAAGTGACGGTGCCCGAAGGCACGACGATTTTGGAAGCGGCTCAAATTGCTGGCTTTAAGATTCCAACCCTCTGCTACGACCCAGAGCTTTCTAAACCCGGAGCTTGCAGGATATGTGTGGTCGAGGTTAAGGGAGCGAGAAACTTAGTTGCTTCCTGTGTCACTCCGGTGGCTCCGGGAATGGAGGTTTTAACCCATTCGGAGCCGGTAATCAATGCCCGGAGGGAAATTTTGGACCTTCTTTTAAGCAATCATCCGGAAGACTGCTTGACTTGTGATAAAATGGGAGAATGTGCCCTTGCCGATTATGCTTATGAGTACGGGGTGCGCCGGGGAAGTTATCAGGGAGAAAAAAATGTCTACCCCATTGAAGACAACAACCCGTTTATTGTTCGGGACATGAACAAATGTATTCTTTGTGGCAAATGCGTCCGGGTTTGCGACGAGATTGTTGGTTATTCGGTAATAGACTTTATTAACCGGGGCTTTAAAACCAAAGTGGCACCGCCGTATGACGGGACTTTGGCGGAGTCCAACTGTGTCTTTTGCGGAAGCTGCGTTACCGTTTGTCCTACCGGAGCTTTGACGGTCAAAGATACCCGGGGGAAATTTAGACCCTGGGAGGTAAAACGGGTAAAAACCACCTGTCCCTACTGCGGGGTTGGCTGTAACTTTGACCTTCTGGTAAAAGATGATAAGGTGGTAGGAGTAGCTCCGAATCCTACCTCCGAAGTAAATGGCCGGTTTATGTGCGTTAAGGGACGTTTTGGGTACAAGTTTATCCATAGCGATGACCGGCTGACCAAACCGCTAATTAAGAAAAATGGCGAGCTGACAGAAGCTTCCTGGGATGAAGCATTAACTTTGGTAGCGGAAAAACTCGGGGAGATAAAAGCCAAATACGGTAGTGATTCGATTGGGGTTCTGGCTTCGGCCAAGTGTACTAACGAGGAAAATTATCTTTTAAGCAAATTTACCCGGGCGGTGCTTGGTACCAATAATATTGACCACTGTGCCCGGCTCTGACACTCGCCTTCGGTGGCAGGTCTTGCCGCCGCTTTTGGCAGTGGTGCCATGACCAATAGCTTTGAAGACATAATGGAAACGGAATTAATTATGTTAATTGGTTCCAATACTACCGAATCCCATCCTGTAGCCGGTTACAAAATTAAGCAGGCGGTGAAGAAAGGAGCCAAACTCATAGTCATTGACCCCAGAAATATTGAGCTGGCAAGTTATGCGGATCTTCACCTCCAGTTAAAGCCGGGAACGAATCTGCCTTTGTTAAATGCTATGGCCCATGTGATAATTGAGGAGGGACTGTACAACGAACAATTTATCCGGGAGCGTACCGAAGGCTTTGACTCGTATAAGGATACGGTTAAAGATTATTCACCGGAAGCGGTAGCAGAAATTTGTGGCGTTCCCGCCGAAAAAATCCGGGAAGCGGCCCGGATGTATGCCAAGGCCGGAAAAGCCATGATTTTATACACCATGGGGGTTACCCAGTTTAGCTTCGGTACCTACGGAGTACTGGCGGTGGCCAATTTAGCCATGCTTACCGGTCATGTAGGTAAGGATGGTGCCGGGGTAAACCCGCTTAGGGGTCAAAATAATGTTCAGGGCGCCTGCGATATGGGCGGCCTTCCCAACGTTTTTACGGGATATCAGCGGGTAGATGATCCGGCCGCCAACGAAAAATTCTCCAAAGCCTGGGGCGTTAAGCTTCCGGAAAAGCCGGGATTAACCCTGGGGGAAATGTTTGATGGGGCGTTAAAGGGCAATATTAAAGCCATGTATATTATGGGTGAAAACCCGGTTTTATCCGATCCCGATGCCCGGCACATCGAAGAAGCTTTAAAGAAGCTTGATTTCCTGGTGGTGCAGGATATTTTCTTAACCGAAACGGCAAAATTTGCCGATGTAGTATTGCCGGCAGCAACCTTTGCCGAAAAAGATGGTACCTTTACCAATACCGAACGTCGGGTACAAAGGGTAAGGAAAGCAATTCCCTGTGTAGGGGAAGCCAAACCCGACTGGGAGATTATTGCACTGGTGGCCACCAAAATGGGTTATCCGATGAGTTATTCTTCGGCGGAAGAAATCTTTGACGAAATGCGGACCCTTACTCCCAGCTATGCGGGGATTACCTATGAACGCCTGGAGAAAAAGAGCCTCCAGTGGCCGTGTCCAGCTCCCGACCATCCGGGGACCAAGTTTCTCCACAGCGATAAATTTGTGCGCGGCAAAGGCCTGTTCCACCCGATTCCGTTCAAGGAACCGGAGGAAAAACCGGACAGCGAGTATCCCTTTACTTTAATTACCGGCCGCCGGCTTTACCACTACCATACCGGAACGATGAGCCGCCGGTCCATGATGGGCGAACATGTACCGGAAGATCATTTAGAAATGAACCCCGCCGATGCTAAGAAACTTAATATAAAAGATGGAGATAGGGTAAGGGTAACCACTCGCCGGGGAAGTGTGGAAATTAAGGTAGCGCTAACCGATAAGGTACCGGAAGGAACCGTCTTTGCTTCCTTCCACTTCTTTGAAAGTCCGGTCAACCAGGTTACCAATCCGGCCCGGGACCCAATGGCTAAAACGCCGGAACTAAAATATTCTGCAGCCAAAATTGAGAAACTTTAA
- a CDS encoding 4-oxalocrotonate tautomerase → MPIIQIELLEGRTVEQKRELVKRITEVTVDVVKCPPEAVKIIIREMKPENYGDGGVLRADKK, encoded by the coding sequence ATGCCGATTATTCAAATTGAACTTTTAGAAGGAAGAACTGTTGAGCAAAAACGGGAACTGGTGAAAAGAATTACCGAGGTAACTGTTGATGTTGTAAAATGTCCACCGGAAGCGGTGAAAATTATCATCAGGGAAATGAAACCGGAAAATTACGGTGATGGTGGAGTGTTACGGGCAGATAAAAAATAG
- a CDS encoding 4Fe-4S dicluster domain-containing protein translates to MREILVDLEKCLGCKTCELVCATSHSKTKELYTAISENPRPQRRIFVEANGSTNFPLMCRHCEDAPCVTACMSGALTKDELTGEVLLNSQRCIGCFMCVMVCPFGVIIENQHKAAKCDRCAEIGYPQCVLACPTKALSFAEVPVYAKKERKKYLTNFLMKE, encoded by the coding sequence TTGCGTGAGATTTTAGTTGATTTAGAAAAATGCCTTGGTTGTAAAACCTGTGAACTGGTTTGTGCTACCTCCCATTCTAAGACTAAAGAGCTATATACAGCAATCTCAGAAAATCCCCGACCGCAAAGACGGATTTTTGTTGAGGCCAATGGTTCCACCAATTTCCCTTTGATGTGCCGGCATTGTGAAGACGCTCCCTGTGTTACCGCTTGCATGAGCGGAGCTTTAACCAAAGATGAACTAACCGGTGAAGTGCTGTTAAACTCCCAAAGGTGTATTGGCTGTTTTATGTGCGTGATGGTTTGTCCTTTCGGAGTAATTATCGAAAACCAGCATAAAGCCGCGAAATGTGACCGCTGTGCTGAAATTGGCTATCCCCAGTGCGTTTTAGCCTGTCCCACCAAAGCCCTGTCCTTTGCAGAAGTTCCCGTTTATGCCAAAAAGGAACGAAAGAAATACTTAACAAATTTTTTGATGAAGGAGTGA
- the cooS gene encoding anaerobic carbon-monoxide dehydrogenase catalytic subunit, with product MDKSKLSVDPVIPNLYRKAREEGISTVFDRYEAQQPQCGFGLTGLCCRHCVQGPCRIDPFGEGPQAGICGATAEVITARNLLRQVTAGAAAHVDHAYDVLEVLEQIAQGTESYSIKDQEKLKQVAFTLGIDTANKTEQEIVEEMCQIIYRDFANSGATPMTYLKANSPRERLETWEKLGVLPRNPDREIREALHQTTMGMDADPVNLILKTIRLGLVDGFAGLKLATDLQDIIFGTPQPVVTEANLGVLKEDYVNIIVHGHVPLLSEKIVEWSRKLEDEAKKAGAKGINLAGICCTGNEVLMRQGVPLATNFLAQELAIITGAVDLMVVDVQCIMPSLAEIAACYHTRLVTTMPIVKIPGAEHVPFTTETADEASQQIVRMAIESYQKRNPAKVYIPREKAKVVAGFSVEAIVKALAKLNPDDPLKPLIDNIVSGNILGVVATVGCNNVKVKHDWFHIELVKELIKNNVLVVTTGCSAHALAKAGLMDPAAAEWAGEGLRAVLTAIGTANDLGGPLPPVLHMGSCVDNSRIGDLVIAVANYLKVSPKDLPIAASAPEYQHEKALSIGTWAVAMGIMTHLGVVPPVVGSSKVTRILTQDAEALIGGKFYVETDPYKAAAGIIEHIKAKRALLNL from the coding sequence ATGGATAAAAGCAAATTATCGGTAGACCCGGTAATTCCCAATCTTTATCGGAAAGCCCGGGAAGAAGGGATTTCCACCGTTTTTGACCGGTATGAAGCGCAGCAGCCTCAGTGCGGTTTTGGCTTAACAGGCCTTTGCTGTCGTCACTGCGTCCAGGGACCGTGCCGGATCGACCCCTTTGGGGAAGGACCGCAAGCGGGAATTTGCGGGGCAACGGCCGAAGTAATAACGGCAAGAAATCTACTGCGTCAGGTAACTGCCGGTGCTGCCGCTCATGTGGACCATGCCTATGATGTTCTGGAAGTTTTGGAACAAATTGCCCAAGGTACGGAAAGCTACAGTATTAAGGATCAGGAAAAATTAAAGCAGGTAGCTTTTACCTTAGGTATAGATACAGCTAATAAAACAGAGCAGGAAATTGTTGAAGAAATGTGCCAAATTATCTACCGGGATTTTGCCAATTCCGGCGCAACTCCCATGACCTACCTGAAAGCCAATTCTCCGCGGGAGCGCCTCGAAACCTGGGAAAAGTTAGGAGTACTGCCGCGAAACCCGGACAGGGAAATTAGAGAAGCTCTGCACCAGACTACAATGGGGATGGATGCGGACCCGGTAAATTTAATCTTAAAGACTATCCGGCTTGGTCTGGTGGATGGTTTTGCGGGACTCAAGCTGGCCACGGACTTACAGGACATAATATTTGGAACTCCCCAGCCGGTGGTAACAGAAGCCAACCTGGGTGTACTTAAAGAAGACTACGTCAATATCATTGTCCATGGCCACGTACCTTTGCTTTCGGAAAAAATTGTTGAGTGGAGCAGAAAATTGGAAGATGAGGCGAAAAAGGCAGGGGCAAAAGGAATCAATCTTGCCGGGATATGTTGTACCGGTAATGAAGTGTTAATGCGGCAAGGGGTTCCTCTGGCGACTAACTTCCTGGCCCAGGAATTGGCGATTATTACCGGCGCTGTGGATTTAATGGTAGTGGATGTTCAGTGCATTATGCCGTCTTTAGCGGAAATTGCTGCTTGCTACCATACCCGCCTGGTCACTACCATGCCTATTGTCAAAATTCCCGGAGCGGAACACGTACCTTTTACCACCGAAACTGCCGATGAAGCCTCCCAGCAGATTGTCCGGATGGCTATTGAAAGTTACCAAAAAAGAAATCCAGCCAAGGTCTATATTCCCAGGGAAAAAGCCAAAGTAGTAGCAGGATTTAGCGTGGAAGCAATAGTAAAAGCTTTAGCGAAACTAAATCCTGATGACCCGTTAAAGCCCTTAATTGACAATATTGTTTCTGGCAATATTCTGGGGGTAGTGGCTACCGTAGGTTGTAATAACGTCAAAGTAAAACACGATTGGTTTCATATAGAACTGGTAAAAGAATTAATTAAAAACAACGTTTTAGTAGTTACTACCGGCTGTTCCGCTCATGCCTTAGCCAAAGCAGGATTGATGGATCCCGCAGCAGCCGAATGGGCTGGCGAAGGGTTAAGAGCTGTCTTAACGGCAATAGGTACGGCCAATGATTTGGGAGGACCGCTGCCTCCGGTTTTGCACATGGGAAGCTGTGTGGATAATTCCCGAATCGGGGATTTAGTCATAGCCGTAGCCAATTACCTTAAAGTTAGTCCCAAAGACCTGCCAATTGCTGCTTCTGCCCCGGAATACCAGCATGAAAAAGCTTTGAGCATTGGAACCTGGGCGGTGGCGATGGGAATAATGACCCACCTGGGAGTTGTTCCACCGGTTGTTGGAAGTTCCAAAGTTACCCGGATTTTAACCCAGGACGCCGAAGCTTTAATTGGCGGTAAGTTTTACGTGGAAACGGATCCTTATAAAGCAGCAGCCGGTATTATTGAACATATTAAAGCTAAACGGGCTTTGTTAAACCTTTAG